From a single Mobula birostris isolate sMobBir1 chromosome 13, sMobBir1.hap1, whole genome shotgun sequence genomic region:
- the LOC140207142 gene encoding uncharacterized protein, with translation MAHQRVHNGVRPFTCSDCGKGFTQSTKLKLHQRVHTGERPFTCSDCGKAFTQSSKLKVHQRVHTGERPFTCSDCGKGFTESSQLLRHQSDHTGKWPFTCSACGKGFTFSSHLKVHQRVHTGERPFTCSDCGKGFYQSSHLQEHRLVHTGERSFICSVCGKGFPRFSQLLSHQRVHTRERPFTCSVCGKGFTWSSQLQRHQRVHTG, from the coding sequence atggcacaccagcgagttcacaatggagtgaggccattcacctgctcagactgtgggaagggattcactcagtcaactaaactgaagttacatcagcgagttcacactggggagaggccgttcacctgctcagactgtgggaaggcattcactcagtcatctaaactgaaggtacatcagagagttcacaccggggagaggccgttcacctgctcagattgtgggaagggattcactgagtcatctcagctactgagacaccagtcagaccacactgggaaatggccgttcacctgctcagcctgtgggaagggattcactttctcgtctcatctgaaggtacatcagcgagttcacactggggagaggccgttcacctgttcagactgtgggaaaggattctatCAGTCATCCCACCTTCAAGAACACCggttagttcacactggggagcggtcGTTCATCTGCtcggtgtgtgggaagggattccctcGGTTTTCTCAACTACTGagccaccagcgagttcacacaagggagaggccattcacctgctctgtgtgtgggaagggattcacttggtcatcccaactacagagacaccagcgagttcacactgggtag